The genome window AATTGAAATTCCTGGGAGACCCGCTAAGTTGACAGGGATTGTCAAAAGGTCAGCCAAGTACATGGCAACGGGGTCGTGGTTGAGGGAATCCAAGTCATAGGCAACGCTTGGAGCAGTTGGTCCCAAAATCAAGTCGTAATCCGCAAAGACGTTTTCGAAATCTTGGATGATGAGGGTACGGACTTGACCAGCTTTTTTATAGTAGGCATCGTAGTAACCTGATGAAAGACTGAAAGTACCTAGCATGATACGGCGTTTCACTTCTTCACCGAAACCTTGGCTACGGCTGTTGACATAGATTTCATCAAGATTCGTCGCATCTTCTGCACGATAACCGTAACGGATACCGTCAAAGCGTTGCAAGTTTGAGGATGCTTCTGATGAAGCGATAATGTAGTAAACGGCAACCCCGTATTTAGAGTGAGGAAGGCTGACTTCTTCGACGATAGCACCAAGTTTTTCAAAGTGTTTGGCTGCGTTCAGGATAGTTTCCTTAACCTCTGGGGCAATTCCTTCACCAAGGTATTCCTTAGGCAAAGCAATTTTCATGCCCTTGATGTCTTGACCGATTTTGGAAGTAAAGTCGGCGATGTGGACAGGAGCAGAAGTAGAGTCTTTAGCATCTTCGCTAGCAATCGTGTTGAGCAAGAGGGCATTTTCCTTAACAGTTGGAGCAAAAGGTCCAATCTGGTCTAATGAGCTACCGAAGGCAATGAGACCGAAACGAGAAACTGTTCCGTAGGTTGGTTTGAGACCAACAATCCCGTTGAAGGCGGCAGGTTGGCGGATGGAACCACCAGTATCAGAACCAAGTGACAAGCGGACTTGCCCTGACGCTACAGCTGCAGCAGAACCACTTGATGAACCCCCAGGAACCTTGCTGTGGTCCCAAGCATTTTTAGTCGCACCGTAGTGAGAAGTCTCGCCTGAACCACCCATGGCAAATTCATCCATGTTGGTTTTTCCGACAACAATCATACCCTTAGCTTTGGCATTGGCAACGGCTGTCGCATCAAAGATTGGCTCGTAATTGTAGAGCATTTTTGAAGCTGCAGTTGTGAGGATACCGTCGGTAGAGATATTATCCTTAACAGCCAGTGGAATTCCTGAAAGGACAT of Streptococcus oralis contains these proteins:
- the gatA gene encoding Asp-tRNA(Asn)/Glu-tRNA(Gln) amidotransferase subunit GatA encodes the protein MTFNNKTIEDLHNLLVSKEISATELTQATLEDIKSREAAINAFVTIAEEQALAQAKAIDEAGIDADNVLSGIPLAVKDNISTDGILTTAASKMLYNYEPIFDATAVANAKAKGMIVVGKTNMDEFAMGGSGETSHYGATKNAWDHSKVPGGSSSGSAAAVASGQVRLSLGSDTGGSIRQPAAFNGIVGLKPTYGTVSRFGLIAFGSSLDQIGPFAPTVKENALLLNTIASEDAKDSTSAPVHIADFTSKIGQDIKGMKIALPKEYLGEGIAPEVKETILNAAKHFEKLGAIVEEVSLPHSKYGVAVYYIIASSEASSNLQRFDGIRYGYRAEDATNLDEIYVNSRSQGFGEEVKRRIMLGTFSLSSGYYDAYYKKAGQVRTLIIQDFENVFADYDLILGPTAPSVAYDLDSLNHDPVAMYLADLLTIPVNLAGLPGISIPAGFAQGLPVGLQLIGPKYSEETIYQVAAAFEATTDYHKQQPVIFGGDN